Proteins encoded within one genomic window of Nonomuraea gerenzanensis:
- a CDS encoding MSMEG_6728 family protein: MQTFLPYPDFAATAAVLDPLRLGKQRVETLQVLRALTVPNYGWRHHPVVKMWTGYEEALVRYGLEMCRHWCSLGRADTCAGTMTAELTQLRGTPDIRVQNELAAAGELPPWLGDERLHLSHRSALLRKDPGFYRPVFGDEEPDDLDYVWPRSDRLPA; encoded by the coding sequence ATGCAAACGTTCCTGCCATATCCCGACTTCGCGGCGACAGCGGCGGTCCTCGACCCGCTGCGCCTGGGCAAGCAGCGCGTCGAGACCCTCCAGGTCCTGCGCGCCCTCACCGTCCCGAACTACGGCTGGCGGCACCACCCGGTCGTCAAGATGTGGACCGGGTACGAGGAGGCGCTCGTGCGGTACGGGCTGGAGATGTGCCGCCACTGGTGCTCCCTGGGGCGGGCCGACACCTGCGCCGGCACGATGACGGCCGAGCTGACCCAGCTCCGCGGCACGCCCGACATCCGGGTGCAGAACGAGCTGGCGGCGGCCGGCGAGCTGCCGCCGTGGCTCGGCGACGAGCGCCTGCACCTCAGCCACCGCTCGGCCCTGCTGCGCAAGGACCCGGGCTTCTACCGGCCCGTCTTCGGGGACGAGGAGCCGGACGACCTCGACTACGTCTGGCCCAGGTCCGACCGCCTGCCCGCCTGA